CCACCGATGATCGGAGTTCCCGTGACCACCGTCAGCGCATCCCGAGACGTTTCCGCCGCCGAGCCGCTCTACGGGGCGAGTTTCGGTCAGGCGGTCCAGAGGTTTTTCTCCCGTTACGCACGATTCAAGGGGATGTCATCCCGCAGTGAGTACTGGTGGGTAGTACTTTTCCAGATTATTATCGCCGCGATTCTCGCCATTTTACAGTCGGCGACCGACAATTCGACCGGCGCGAACATCGTGACAATCATCGTCGAACTCGCCCTGCTCATCCCCTACCTGTCCATTCACTGGCGGCGACTGCATGACGCGGGGTTCGCCGGTCCCTGGTGGTTCATCACGGTGCTCCCGGTCATCGGCAGCATCGTCCTGCTGATCATGTGCCTGATGCCCACCCGTCCCCAGAAGCAGAAGGCCTCGTGGGACGACCCCCAGCGTCCCACGCAGCAGGCCCGCGGGTGACGGCCCCGTAGGGCCCGCGGCCTGAAGCTGGTCGGCGCTGATCGGCGCCGACATGCGCTGGCCTGCATCGGCTCTCAGCCCGCGTGCTCCGCCATGTCGTTAGCCTCCGGCCAGTGGCGCTCGAGCCCTTCGATGACGATCTCGATCTTCGACTGCACGCTCGGCGTGGTGGTCCACAGGTCCTCGACCGGGATGCCGCTCCGGTGGCGTTCCTGCCACCGCCAGTCCCCCGGATCACCGACGAGCTCGGGGCTCGGGGCCCCCTCCGTCCGCAGGCCGGCGCCGATATCGATGTCAGCGATGATCCGCAGTGCGAAAATGACCTGACCCCGGGTCCGGCCGGACGCCAGCAACGACTCAGTGTAGGCCGTCCACAGGTTGCTGATCAGCCAGCCGCTGTACTCGTACTTCATGATGATGACCGCCAGGCCGTCGAACGTGCCGATGAGGCGCCAGATCTCGGAACCCCACAGCCGCAACGTGTCCTGCCAGGTCATGTCCGGGGACGGTGTGCGGCACTCGGCGATGACCTGCTGCAGGCACCTCTCGACAACCATGTCCCGGTTCGGGAAGAGCCGGTAGAGCGCGGAGGTCACCACCCCGAGCCGCTCCGCGATACCGGTGAGGGTGAAGCAGTCGAGCCCCATCGCCATCGCCTCGCGGAGAACGTCCTCCTCCCGGAACTTCGGTTTCCGGCCGGGACCCGTGACACGTATCGGCTGCGTGACGGCTACTTCCGCCGACGGGTCAGGAACGCACTCTGTCGGCTGTGCCACGCCGTTGACCGGTCCACCCATGGGTATCTCCTCCCGTCCTGCCGGGTACCCACTGCCGTCAGCGACCATCCCGGGGATTTATCATCGATACAATGTATGTATACCATCACTAAAGCTAGTGACGTCACAAGGGCCGCCGCGGGCACTCATGAAACCTGAAGGTATGTCTCCCCCATGCCGGGGGTATCTGGCGACGCCTCCCGATCCCCGCCCTGTCAGTCCCCCGCAACCTTCCGACCACGCCGCCCCCCGCCTGCCACCCCGCACACCGTCGACCCCGCCGACATCCGGAGTCGACGGGGTCGACACGGTTGTTGACGGGGTTATTGACGGTATTGGCAGAGGCCGCCCCGGTACCCGCAGTGCGGCACCGGGGATCACCACTAATGACGCGGAGCGTCCCCGGTGATCTCACAGATCCAGCCGCTTCCGGACTCGTCCGGAATGTAGTGGCCGGGGGCACCGCTCTGGTCGGTACACGGGTGTCCCCCCGGATCATCGTCATGGGTCCCGCCGTTACCGCCCTGCGGATTCTGCTGGCCCTGCTGGCCCTGCTGCGGGTTCTGGTGGCCCTGCTGCGGGTTCTGGTGGGGAACGGGGGCCGGGACCGGTTCGGTGACGCTGTCGTTGTTCCCTCCGGCACCCTGCTGATGAGGTGCCGAGCTCGACGGCGCATGCGAGGTGGTCGTCGCCTTGGTCGTCGTGGTCGTCGTGGTCTTCGATGTCGATGTCGATGCGGCGTCGTCGTCACCGGAACAGGCGGCAAGCGCCAGGGGCAGTGTCGCGGCGGCTGCGAGGACCGCCATTCGGGTACGCATGAGATGTCTCCTCTGTTCACGTCGTCACCCCACCGACACCGGCAGGATGTCCTGTCGATGCTATGTGGAACAGTTATCCCCGACAGTCCACGACTAATTATGACAGCATGTCACCCCGACAACGGGGTGGGAATACCGGAAAGTATTTCAGCGAAAGTTCTTCATTAAACGTTTTCGGTATCCCTGCCGTGCAGGCCCGTCTCCGGTCGATAAAATCCAGGATGTGCAGGAAGTTATCAGAGCCGGAATGATCGCGGTCATTCTGTGGGCGATGGCGTCCGCCGGACTCCGCCGTCACCACCTGTCCGGCACCGTGGCCATGGTGCTGTGCGGCCTCGTGTCCGGAATCTTCCTCATCGGGGACCTCGAGGCCCATCTGGACACCGACCTGGCGGAACACATCGTCGAACTCGTCCTCGCCGTCCTGCTGTTCCTGGACGCCACCGAGGTCCGCGGCGGATTCCTCGCCGGCGAACGGAGCATCGTCACCAGGCTGCTCGCCGGTGCGCTCCCCCTGTCACTCCTCGCCGCGGCCGGGACCGCCGCGCTGATGTTCCCGTCCGTCCCGGTCGCCGTCGCCCTGATTCTCGCCTGCGTCGCCATGCCCGTCGATTTCGCACCGGCCCCCGACCTCATCCGCGACCGGCGGTGGCCCCGCCGGCTCCGGCACGGCCTCGCCGTGGAGAGCGGCTACAACGACGGCATCTTCTCGCCCGTGTTCGCCGCCGCCCTCTTCCTCGCGGCCGGATCCGGTCAGGAGGACGCCGCGACCGCCTCACTCGGTCACGCGGTGCCCGCCATCGGCTGGGCGGTTCTCGTCGGCGCCGGGACCGGGGCCGTCGTCGGCGTCCTCGCCCGGGTTGCGACGGACCGCGACTGGACGACATCACACGGCCTGCGCGTGGTGATGCTGCTCCTGCCCCTCACCGTCCACGGCTTCACCGTCCTGGTCGGCGGCAACGGATTCGTCGCCGCGTTCCTCGCCGGACTCGTCTACCGGCGCACCCGCGTGACCGGGACCGACGACCAGGGCAACATCCCCCGTGACGAACTCCTCCTCGTCGACGACGTCGGACAGGTGATGTCACTGTTCATGTGGTTCGTGGTGGGCGCGGTGGCCACGCTCCTGTTCCAGGATCCCGTCGACTGGCGCGCCGCCGTCTTCGCCCTGCTCGCACTGACCGTCCTGCGGGTCGTCCCCGTCTTCCTCGTCTTCCTCGCCTTCCCCGGCAGTGGTCTCCCGGCACGGGAGCGGCTCACGCTCGGCCTGCTGGGGCCGCGCGGGACCTCCACGATCGTGTTCGGCCTGCTCGCGTTCAACGCCCTGGACGACGCCAACGCCTCACTCGTCCTCCAGGTCACGGTGCTCACCGTCCTCGGCAGCAGCATCCTCCACGGCGTCCTGGCGACCCGGGTCCCGCCGGCACCGGCCGCGGAGAACCCGCCGGCGCACCGGTGACCGGACCCGCAGTGCGGAACCCGGGCGCGGTCACAGCACCCGGTGGCGTCCGATGGGCAGGACCAGCGGCGTGCCCGAGACCGGGTCGGTGATGATCCGCGACCGCAGCCCGAAGACCTTCTCCACCCGCTCCTCTGTGAACACCTCGGCCGGCTCCCCCACCGCCTCGACCTTCCCGTCGGCGATCATGACGATCTCGTCGCAGTAGCGGGCGGCGAGGTTCAGGTCGTGCAGCACCATGACGACCGTGATCCCGGACGCCTCGTTGAGGTCGGTCAGCAGGTCGAGGACCTCCACCTGGTGGGCGACGTCGAGGTACGTCGTCGGCTCGTCGAGCAGCAGCAGGTCGGTCTGCTGCGCCAGGGCCATGGCGATCCACACCCGCTGCCGCTGTCCGCCGGACAGTTCGTCGACCGCCCGGTCCGCCAGATCGGCGGTGTGGGTCGTGTCGAGGGCGGCGGCCACGGCCTCGTCGTCCTCCCGGCTCCAGCGGGACAGGATGCCCTGGTGGGGGTGGCGTCCGCGTCCGACGAGGTCGGCGACGGTGATGCCCTCCGGGGCGATGGGCGACTGCGGCAGCAGCCCGAGGGTGCGGGCCAGTTCCTTCGGCGGGACGGTGTGCACGTCCCTGCCGTCGAGCAGTACCACGCCCCCGGTCGGCTTGAGCAGCCGCGACATGGACTTGAGGAGGGTGGACTTGCCGCAGGCGTTCGCGCCGATGATGCCGGTGACCCTGCCGGGCAGGACCGACAGGTCGATGCCGTGGATGACAGCGTGGTCGGCGTAGCCGAGCGAGAGCCCTTCGGCAGTCAGTGAATGGTCGGCGGTCACAACGAGCCTCCGGAGCGGTTGGTGCGGATGATGAGGTAGATCAGGTACGGGGCGCCGAGCACCCCGGTGACCACACCCACCGGGTAGCGGGTGTCGAAGGCGAACTGGCCGCAGAAGTCGGCGACGACGACGAGCAGCGCACCGACGAGGGCCGCGGCGACGAGGAGGACGTCGGTCCAGGAGGCGCTGTTGAGACTGCCGGTGAGCCACCGCATCGCCTGCTGGGTGTTCCAGCTGTCCGCCCGCGCGAGCTGCCAGTTCGTGACCGCGGTGAGCATGGCGGCCACCCCGATGCCGATGAGGATCAGGCGGGTCCCCGCCACCCCGCCCTTCCAGGACAGTCCGAACACGACGAGGGCGACGAGCAGGGCGGCGACGATGGCCACCGCCGAGGTCGCGGTACGGCTCAGTGAGAGGGTGACGATGGAGAACACGGCCGCGGCGGAGGCCCCGGAGCTGATGCCGATGATGTCGGGGCTGGCCAGCGGGTTGCGCAGCATGGTCTGGAAGACCACACCACCGAGGCCGAAGGCGAGACCGCAGACCAGCCCGAGGCTCGCCCGCGGCAGGCGGAGGTTCCCGACGGTGAAGGACGCCCCGGAGACGTGCTCGCCGAGGATGACCCGCCACACGTCGGCCGGCGGATAGTAGGTGCGTCCGAAGACCAGCGAACAGCACCAGGCGGCGAGGACGAGGACGACGAGGATGCCGACGACGGTCCACCAGCGGCGACGTCGCCGAAGCCGGTCGCGGCGCACCGCGGCGAGGGTGGTCGGCTCGGCGGCGCCGGTGGAGCCGGCAGTGCCGGCACTGCCGGTGGCACCTGCGGTGATACGGGTGGAGCTCACAGGGCACGCACCTTCTGGCGGCGGACGATGGCGATGAACACGGGGGCGCCGATGAGGGCGGTGAGGATACCGACCTCGAGTTCGGCGGGCCGGGCGACGATCCGGCCGAGGATGTCGGCGGCGGTGAGCAGCGCGGCCCCGGCGACGGCGGAGAACGGGATGAGCCAGCGGTGGTCGACCCCGATGAGCAGCCGGCAGGCGTGCGGGACGACGAGCCCGACGAAACCGATCGGCCCGGTGACCGCTGTCGCGGCACCGCACAGCACCACCGCGCCCGCCGCGGCACAGATCCGGGTCAGCCAGACCTTCTCGCCGAGCCCGGCGGCGAGCTCGTCGCCGAGGGCCAGTGAGTTCAGGCCGCGGGCGGACAGCAGGCAGGCGAGGAACCCGACGACGAGGAACGGGGCGATGAGCCGGACCGAGTCCCACGTGCCGCCGCCGACCCCGCCGATCTCCCAGTCGCGGGCGAGGTCGACGATGTCGTTGCGGGTCAGGGTGACCGCGCTGATGAAGGAGGTCAGCGCGGCAGCCGTCGCCGAACCGGCGAGGGCGAGTTTCAGCGGTGTCGCCCCACCGTGGCCGAGGGACCCGATGAGGTAGACGAAGACGGCGGTGACCGCCGCGCCGCCGAGCGCCAGCCAGATGTAGTCGGACGCCGCGGACATGCTGAGGTAGGTGATGCCGAGGACGACGGCGAGGGAGGCACCGGTGTTGATGCCGAGGATGCCGGGGTCGGCCAGCGGATTGCGGGTGACACCCTGCATCACCGCACCGGTGACGCCGAGGGCGGCGCCGGTGACGACGGCGAGGACGGTCCGCGGGATGCGTTTGGCGACGGCACCGCGGTCGATGCCGTCACTGTCGCCGAGGTAGGCGGCGAGGATGTCGCCGAGCCCGACGTGCCGTGATCCGACGGCGGTGGACAGCACCATGATGACGAGCAGGACGACGACGCCGACGATCAGCCAGCCGGTCCGCGCCACCGCCGACCGGTGGAGCCGTTCGGCGGTGGACCGGGCCGTCTCCCCGGCCGTGCCGGCTGTGCCAGTAGTGTCCTGCCCGGTCGTCTGCGCGGTGTCTGGGACGGTCACGGCAGCAGGTTACTTCGCTTTCTGGGCGGCCTGGTCCAGGACGTCGACGTACCGGTCGAGGATGTACGGCAGGCCCAGCGGGGTCGGGTTGGCGGCGGTGCCGAGCTCGTCGTCGCCGAGGAGGACGACCGCGTCGTTCTTGATCGCGGGGATCTGGCCGAGTACCGGGTCCTTCCTGATGGTGTCCAGCATGGCCTTGTCGCCGTAGGTGACGATGATGTCGACGTCGGAGAGCGTGTCGGTCTGCTCGGCGCTGATCTTGCCGGAGAACTCGTCGTGCTCC
This is a stretch of genomic DNA from Corynebacterium nuruki S6-4. It encodes these proteins:
- a CDS encoding TetR/AcrR family transcriptional regulator; translation: MGGPVNGVAQPTECVPDPSAEVAVTQPIRVTGPGRKPKFREEDVLREAMAMGLDCFTLTGIAERLGVVTSALYRLFPNRDMVVERCLQQVIAECRTPSPDMTWQDTLRLWGSEIWRLIGTFDGLAVIIMKYEYSGWLISNLWTAYTESLLASGRTRGQVIFALRIIADIDIGAGLRTEGAPSPELVGDPGDWRWQERHRSGIPVEDLWTTTPSVQSKIEIVIEGLERHWPEANDMAEHAG
- a CDS encoding ABC transporter ATP-binding protein, producing the protein MTADHSLTAEGLSLGYADHAVIHGIDLSVLPGRVTGIIGANACGKSTLLKSMSRLLKPTGGVVLLDGRDVHTVPPKELARTLGLLPQSPIAPEGITVADLVGRGRHPHQGILSRWSREDDEAVAAALDTTHTADLADRAVDELSGGQRQRVWIAMALAQQTDLLLLDEPTTYLDVAHQVEVLDLLTDLNEASGITVVMVLHDLNLAARYCDEIVMIADGKVEAVGEPAEVFTEERVEKVFGLRSRIITDPVSGTPLVLPIGRHRVL
- a CDS encoding FecCD family ABC transporter permease, whose protein sequence is MRRDRLRRRRRWWTVVGILVVLVLAAWCCSLVFGRTYYPPADVWRVILGEHVSGASFTVGNLRLPRASLGLVCGLAFGLGGVVFQTMLRNPLASPDIIGISSGASAAAVFSIVTLSLSRTATSAVAIVAALLVALVVFGLSWKGGVAGTRLILIGIGVAAMLTAVTNWQLARADSWNTQQAMRWLTGSLNSASWTDVLLVAAALVGALLVVVADFCGQFAFDTRYPVGVVTGVLGAPYLIYLIIRTNRSGGSL
- a CDS encoding cation:proton antiporter, yielding MIAVILWAMASAGLRRHHLSGTVAMVLCGLVSGIFLIGDLEAHLDTDLAEHIVELVLAVLLFLDATEVRGGFLAGERSIVTRLLAGALPLSLLAAAGTAALMFPSVPVAVALILACVAMPVDFAPAPDLIRDRRWPRRLRHGLAVESGYNDGIFSPVFAAALFLAAGSGQEDAATASLGHAVPAIGWAVLVGAGTGAVVGVLARVATDRDWTTSHGLRVVMLLLPLTVHGFTVLVGGNGFVAAFLAGLVYRRTRVTGTDDQGNIPRDELLLVDDVGQVMSLFMWFVVGAVATLLFQDPVDWRAAVFALLALTVLRVVPVFLVFLAFPGSGLPARERLTLGLLGPRGTSTIVFGLLAFNALDDANASLVLQVTVLTVLGSSILHGVLATRVPPAPAAENPPAHR
- a CDS encoding DUF805 domain-containing protein, which translates into the protein MSSRSEYWWVVLFQIIIAAILAILQSATDNSTGANIVTIIVELALLIPYLSIHWRRLHDAGFAGPWWFITVLPVIGSIVLLIMCLMPTRPQKQKASWDDPQRPTQQARG
- a CDS encoding iron chelate uptake ABC transporter family permease subunit produces the protein MTVPDTAQTTGQDTTGTAGTAGETARSTAERLHRSAVARTGWLIVGVVVLLVIMVLSTAVGSRHVGLGDILAAYLGDSDGIDRGAVAKRIPRTVLAVVTGAALGVTGAVMQGVTRNPLADPGILGINTGASLAVVLGITYLSMSAASDYIWLALGGAAVTAVFVYLIGSLGHGGATPLKLALAGSATAAALTSFISAVTLTRNDIVDLARDWEIGGVGGGTWDSVRLIAPFLVVGFLACLLSARGLNSLALGDELAAGLGEKVWLTRICAAAGAVVLCGAATAVTGPIGFVGLVVPHACRLLIGVDHRWLIPFSAVAGAALLTAADILGRIVARPAELEVGILTALIGAPVFIAIVRRQKVRAL